A region from the Salidesulfovibrio onnuriiensis genome encodes:
- a CDS encoding type II toxin-antitoxin system HicB family antitoxin, giving the protein MKYIALLEEEKKGYGVSFPDFPACVTFGTDEDEAVDMAHESLSMFVELLRENGQSLPEPSTPSAVRALAAGRKLVTVEISEEGGDFEEIEVTMHRFLLERIVKYSDRYGVSPADFLAVAAREAMRNDVFKE; this is encoded by the coding sequence ATGAAATATATCGCCCTGCTCGAAGAAGAGAAAAAAGGCTACGGCGTCAGCTTTCCGGACTTCCCGGCATGCGTGACCTTCGGAACGGACGAGGACGAGGCCGTGGACATGGCCCATGAATCCCTGTCCATGTTCGTGGAACTGCTCCGGGAAAACGGGCAGTCCCTGCCCGAGCCCAGCACGCCTTCGGCTGTCAGGGCCCTGGCTGCGGGCCGCAAGCTGGTTACCGTGGAAATTTCCGAGGAAGGCGGGGACTTCGAGGAAATCGAGGTGACCATGCACCGCTTCCTGCTGGAGCGCATCGTCAAGTACTCGGACCGCTACGGGGTTTCCCCGGCCGATTTCCTGGCCGTGGCAGCCCGCGAGGCCATGCGCAACGACGTTTTCAAGGAATGA
- a CDS encoding lytic transglycosylase domain-containing protein → MLRLPRLALPVVLLLLFFAGVCSADEFVPAQFPSLESVVRVAGPLDFCGEPVPLDNPEVRERIEREILLIQWDRAQMILWMKRTGRYFPHIERMLRLNGMPDDLKFLPVIESALRPTVGSHAGARGIWQFISSTGRKYGLRVDRYIDERRNFVFATKAAVNYLKDLHGMFGAWTLSAAAYNMGEAGLKKAIKQQETDKYYLLHLPEETQRYVVRAIVAKMIMSDPERFGFRLVPGDYYQPVQYDRIRLRCRRYTPVMLVAKAAGTTYKNIRDLNPQILRDTLPLGTHLIFLPKGAAEDFAERYKPLIAEYRAKSHGVVHKVQKGDTLLRIAQRYRISLSELLRRNKLRKNSTIHPGQTLIIRE, encoded by the coding sequence ATGCTCAGGTTGCCGCGTCTGGCCCTGCCGGTTGTTCTTCTTTTGCTTTTTTTCGCAGGCGTCTGCAGCGCCGATGAATTTGTCCCCGCCCAATTTCCTTCGCTGGAATCCGTGGTCCGTGTCGCCGGGCCTCTGGATTTTTGCGGCGAGCCCGTGCCCCTGGACAACCCCGAGGTGCGCGAACGCATAGAAAGGGAGATTTTGCTCATCCAGTGGGACCGGGCCCAGATGATCCTGTGGATGAAGCGCACGGGCCGCTATTTCCCGCATATCGAGCGCATGCTGCGGCTCAACGGCATGCCCGACGACCTCAAGTTCCTGCCGGTCATCGAAAGCGCCCTGCGCCCCACCGTGGGGTCCCATGCGGGGGCGCGCGGCATCTGGCAGTTCATTTCCTCCACCGGGCGAAAGTACGGTCTGCGGGTGGACCGCTATATCGACGAGCGGCGCAACTTCGTCTTCGCCACCAAGGCGGCCGTCAACTATCTGAAGGACCTGCACGGCATGTTCGGGGCCTGGACCCTTTCGGCCGCCGCCTACAACATGGGCGAGGCCGGACTTAAGAAGGCCATCAAGCAGCAGGAGACCGACAAGTACTACCTGCTGCACCTGCCCGAGGAAACCCAGCGGTACGTGGTCCGGGCCATCGTGGCCAAGATGATCATGTCCGACCCGGAGAGGTTTGGGTTCCGGCTGGTGCCCGGCGACTATTACCAGCCCGTGCAGTATGACCGCATCCGGCTCCGCTGTCGCCGGTACACTCCAGTCATGCTCGTGGCCAAGGCCGCCGGCACCACCTACAAGAATATTCGCGACCTCAATCCCCAGATCCTGCGGGATACACTGCCCCTGGGCACGCATCTCATCTTCCTGCCAAAGGGCGCGGCCGAGGACTTTGCGGAAAGATACAAGCCGCTCATTGCCGAATACCGGGCCAAGAGCCATGGCGTGGTGCATAAGGTGCAGAAGGGCGATACCCTGCTGCGCATTGCCCAGCGGTACCGCATTTCCCTGAGCGAATTGCTGCGCCGCAACAAGCTGCGGAAAAACAGCACCATCCATCCCGGCCAGACGCTTATCATCCGGGAATAG
- the metE gene encoding 5-methyltetrahydropteroyltriglutamate--homocysteine S-methyltransferase, giving the protein MLTHNLGFPRIGIDRELKRATESFWKGEISEAALAETGRELRLRHWDMQRRRGVDLVPVGDFSLYDHMLDMAVLLGAVPERYGWSGRYVDLPTYFRMARGDAGHGGVTAMEMTKWFDTNYHYIVPEFHRGQKFYVSSTKVFDEVREALDAGFKAKPVLPGPFTFIGLGKSVSTGFDKWEHLDAVVAVYEEILALLGQQCRWIQLDEPVLAQDLDPEILRRFRPVYERLSQAAAPAGLLLATYFGGVDHHAETIRELPVAGLHLDLVRAPEQLEAFLDLPETVHLSLGVVDGRNVWKVDMDRALERIGKAVEKRGADRVMVAPSCSLLHSPLDLDRETGLDGRIRNWMAFAAQKCTELHVLSMSAQGLNAVEPLKQNRRAWRDRRSSALIHDPLVRQRVDDVTEAMGRRESPYAQRAWVQREHLGLPLLPTTTIGSFPQTPEIRRTRLEHKRGEIGAREYTEAMHGFIEDSVRRQEELGLDVLVHGEAERNDMVEYFGQQLDGYCFTANGWVQSYGSRCVKPPVIFGDVSRPEPMTVEWIRYARSLTDRPVKGMLTGPVTILQWSFVRDDQPCEETCRQIALAVRDEVADLEADGVSIIQIDEPALREGLPLRRKDWNAYLNWGVECFRLSASPVRDETQIHTHMCYAEFNDIIEWIAAMDADVISIEASRSNMELLEAFGRFDYPNEVGPGVYDIHSPRVPSTEEMAELIRRAIRVVPAERLWVNPDCGLKTRAWPETMESLANLVAAARTVRGELK; this is encoded by the coding sequence ATGCTGACACACAATCTGGGTTTTCCGAGGATCGGAATCGACCGGGAGCTGAAACGGGCCACCGAGTCGTTCTGGAAGGGCGAGATATCCGAGGCCGCACTGGCCGAAACCGGGCGCGAACTGCGGCTGCGGCACTGGGACATGCAGCGCCGACGGGGCGTGGACCTGGTGCCGGTGGGCGATTTTTCCCTGTACGACCACATGCTGGACATGGCCGTGCTGCTGGGGGCCGTGCCCGAGCGTTACGGCTGGAGCGGCCGCTATGTGGACCTGCCCACCTATTTCCGCATGGCGCGCGGCGACGCAGGGCATGGCGGCGTCACGGCCATGGAAATGACCAAGTGGTTCGACACCAACTATCATTACATTGTCCCCGAATTTCATCGCGGCCAGAAGTTCTATGTATCGTCCACCAAGGTGTTCGACGAGGTGCGCGAGGCCCTGGATGCGGGATTCAAGGCCAAGCCCGTGCTGCCCGGCCCGTTCACCTTCATCGGCCTGGGTAAGTCCGTGAGCACCGGGTTCGACAAGTGGGAACACCTGGACGCGGTGGTGGCCGTGTATGAGGAGATTCTGGCCCTGCTCGGACAGCAGTGCCGGTGGATCCAGCTGGACGAGCCCGTCCTGGCCCAGGATCTCGACCCGGAAATCCTGCGCCGGTTCCGGCCGGTGTATGAACGCCTGAGCCAGGCCGCGGCCCCTGCCGGACTGTTGCTGGCAACCTATTTCGGCGGTGTGGATCATCACGCGGAAACCATCCGCGAACTGCCTGTGGCCGGGCTGCACCTCGACCTGGTGCGCGCGCCCGAGCAGCTGGAGGCCTTCCTGGACCTGCCCGAAACCGTGCATCTCTCCCTGGGCGTGGTGGATGGCCGCAACGTCTGGAAGGTGGACATGGACCGCGCCCTGGAGCGCATCGGCAAGGCCGTGGAAAAGCGGGGAGCCGACCGGGTCATGGTCGCGCCGTCCTGCTCCCTGCTGCATTCGCCCCTGGACCTGGACCGGGAAACCGGACTGGACGGCCGCATCAGGAACTGGATGGCCTTTGCCGCCCAGAAGTGCACGGAGCTGCATGTGTTGAGCATGTCCGCCCAGGGGCTCAATGCCGTGGAGCCTCTCAAGCAGAACCGCCGGGCCTGGCGGGACCGCCGGTCCAGTGCGCTCATCCATGATCCGCTGGTCCGGCAGCGCGTGGACGACGTCACCGAGGCCATGGGCCGCCGGGAAAGTCCCTATGCGCAGCGCGCCTGGGTGCAGCGCGAGCATCTCGGCCTGCCCCTGCTGCCCACCACCACCATCGGCTCCTTCCCCCAGACACCGGAAATCCGCAGGACCCGGCTGGAGCACAAGCGCGGCGAGATCGGCGCGCGGGAATACACCGAGGCCATGCACGGGTTCATTGAGGATTCCGTGCGGCGCCAGGAGGAGCTCGGCCTGGACGTGCTGGTGCATGGCGAGGCCGAGCGCAACGATATGGTGGAATATTTCGGGCAGCAGCTGGACGGCTACTGCTTCACGGCCAACGGCTGGGTGCAGAGCTATGGCAGCCGCTGCGTCAAGCCGCCGGTGATCTTCGGCGACGTCTCCCGGCCCGAGCCCATGACCGTGGAGTGGATCCGCTATGCCCGCTCCCTGACCGACAGACCGGTCAAGGGCATGCTCACCGGGCCGGTGACCATCCTGCAGTGGAGCTTCGTGCGCGACGACCAGCCGTGCGAGGAGACCTGCCGCCAGATAGCCCTGGCCGTGCGCGACGAGGTCGCCGACCTGGAGGCCGACGGCGTGTCCATCATCCAGATAGACGAGCCCGCCCTGCGCGAGGGGTTGCCCCTGCGCCGCAAGGACTGGAACGCGTATCTGAACTGGGGCGTGGAGTGCTTCCGGCTCTCGGCCTCCCCGGTGCGGGACGAGACCCAGATCCATACCCACATGTGCTATGCCGAGTTCAACGACATCATCGAGTGGATCGCGGCCATGGACGCGGACGTCATCAGCATCGAGGCCAGCCGCAGCAACATGGAGCTGCTGGAGGCCTTCGGCCGCTTCGACTACCCCAACGAGGTGGGGCCGGGCGTCTACGACATCCACAGCCCGCGTGTGCCCTCCACGGAGGAAATGGCCGAGCTCATCCGCCGCGCCATCCGCGTGGTGCCCGCCGAGCGACTCTGGGTCAACCCGGATTGCGGCCTCAAGACCCGGGCCTGGCCCGAGACCATGGAGTCCCTGGCCAACCTGGTGGCGGCCGCCAGGACGGTTCGTGGAGAATTGAAATAG
- a CDS encoding sensor histidine kinase: MSKRTILTTLFGLLGLAALYAVSRYNFLLFHSLAETISIAVAWAVFVVAWNSRRVVENNYVLLIGIGFLFSGLLDFLHTLAYPGMGVFPWHGPNLGTCLWLAARLVQTGALILAPLFVRRDFNAYAAFSGFALVTGVLLGAIFAGAFPLCYTEGSGLTPFKLYTEYVICLGMAAASFKLWREKKFFSRPVFSMLMGYILFSVLQELTFTLFTELQSSYALVGHLLKIVAVYCLYKAMVVTSITTPQELLYWRLKKSEEELRASRERFKTVADFTYDWEFWLDENGECVWVSPSAKRITGYAAEEFYEDPELFQRIVHPSDKDAFTACNSSHQGQEPPRNTEFRIIRKDGHIRWIGHVCQPVYDFEGNWRGRRGSNRDVTEIKKAEALKQDVERIARHDLKSPISGLVGAAAALKGMDNLTDQQRLLLEKMEQASQQALNMVDLSLTLLKIEENKYEIHPEPLNVASMVEKASLDISNILNAKKIRTVLDCAREDGASILGEELLTRSMLGNLLKNAAEACPENGTVAIRVNGSNGACSIAIENQGEVPLAVRGKFFEKYATHGKRTGMGLGTYSARLLAEVQKGTVALDTSVAGKTTVTISMPSAR, translated from the coding sequence ATGTCGAAACGCACCATATTGACCACCCTGTTCGGGCTGCTCGGATTGGCTGCCCTTTACGCGGTAAGCCGCTATAATTTCCTGCTGTTCCATTCCCTTGCGGAAACCATCAGCATCGCCGTTGCCTGGGCCGTCTTCGTTGTGGCCTGGAACTCCCGCCGCGTGGTTGAAAACAACTACGTGCTGCTCATCGGCATCGGCTTCCTTTTCTCCGGACTCCTGGACTTCCTGCATACCCTGGCCTACCCGGGCATGGGCGTCTTTCCCTGGCACGGTCCCAATCTGGGCACATGCCTGTGGCTGGCGGCCCGTCTGGTGCAGACCGGCGCCCTGATCCTGGCCCCCCTGTTCGTTCGCCGGGATTTCAACGCCTACGCGGCCTTTTCCGGCTTCGCCCTGGTCACCGGCGTGCTGCTGGGGGCCATCTTCGCGGGCGCCTTCCCGCTCTGCTACACGGAAGGCTCCGGCCTGACGCCCTTCAAGCTCTACACCGAGTACGTGATCTGCCTGGGCATGGCCGCAGCCTCGTTCAAGCTCTGGCGCGAAAAGAAGTTCTTCAGCAGACCGGTCTTTTCCATGCTCATGGGCTACATCCTCTTTTCCGTGCTCCAGGAACTGACCTTCACCCTGTTCACCGAGCTGCAGAGCTCCTACGCCCTGGTGGGGCACCTGCTCAAGATCGTGGCCGTGTACTGCCTGTACAAGGCCATGGTGGTCACCAGCATCACCACGCCCCAGGAGCTGCTCTACTGGCGGCTCAAGAAAAGCGAGGAAGAGCTGCGCGCCAGCCGGGAACGGTTCAAGACCGTGGCCGACTTCACCTACGACTGGGAATTCTGGCTGGATGAGAACGGAGAGTGCGTCTGGGTCTCGCCCTCGGCCAAGCGGATCACCGGCTATGCCGCCGAGGAGTTCTACGAGGACCCCGAACTGTTCCAGAGAATCGTCCACCCCAGCGACAAGGACGCCTTCACGGCCTGCAACTCCAGCCACCAGGGCCAGGAGCCGCCGCGCAACACCGAATTTCGCATCATCCGCAAGGACGGGCACATCCGCTGGATCGGGCACGTGTGCCAGCCGGTCTACGATTTCGAGGGCAACTGGCGCGGCAGACGCGGCAGCAACCGGGACGTCACGGAAATCAAGAAGGCCGAAGCCCTGAAGCAGGACGTGGAACGCATTGCCCGCCACGACCTCAAGTCGCCCATCAGCGGCCTGGTGGGCGCTGCGGCTGCCCTCAAGGGCATGGACAACCTCACGGACCAGCAGCGCCTGCTCCTGGAAAAGATGGAACAGGCCTCACAGCAGGCCCTGAACATGGTGGACCTGTCCCTTACCCTGCTCAAGATCGAGGAAAACAAATACGAAATCCACCCCGAGCCCCTGAATGTAGCCAGCATGGTGGAAAAGGCCAGCCTGGACATTTCCAACATCCTGAACGCCAAGAAGATCAGGACGGTTCTCGACTGCGCCAGGGAAGACGGGGCGTCCATCCTGGGCGAGGAACTGCTGACCCGCTCCATGCTGGGCAACCTGCTCAAGAACGCTGCCGAGGCCTGCCCGGAAAACGGGACCGTGGCCATAAGGGTGAACGGAAGCAACGGCGCCTGCTCCATCGCCATAGAGAACCAGGGCGAGGTGCCGCTCGCCGTGCGCGGCAAGTTTTTCGAAAAGTACGCCACCCACGGCAAGCGCACAGGCATGGGCCTGGGCACCTATTCGGCCCGCTTGCTGGCCGAGGTGCAAAAGGGAACCGTGGCCCTCGACACATCCGTTGCCGGGAAGACCACGGTCACCATTTCCATGCCTTCGGCCCGCTAG
- a CDS encoding methylenetetrahydrofolate reductase produces the protein MGIPEQIRGDNPFISLEFFPPRTTEAVPAFCETVERLMRLKPLFAAVTCGAGGGGATTTLQTARDLAEQYGITVMPHVTCVRNSVESVESLVAEIRECGFRNVLAVRGDFPEGQESAPEGLQYASDLVRRIRELDTGLNVGVAAYPDAHPESPSIESDIDSLLRKFESGASFAVTQLFFDNRKYFDLVERLARKGCSRLVIPSVLPIRSLGQVRRLMKICSTPIPGKLLAALEEADARGGDAAVREVGADYAAAQVRSLVDQGAPGVHLYPFNRAGLCLDVVERAGLLP, from the coding sequence ATGGGCATCCCCGAACAGATCAGAGGAGACAATCCTTTTATTTCCCTGGAATTTTTTCCGCCGAGAACAACGGAGGCCGTGCCGGCCTTTTGCGAGACCGTGGAGCGGCTCATGCGGCTCAAACCCCTGTTTGCGGCCGTGACCTGCGGCGCAGGGGGCGGCGGGGCCACCACCACCCTGCAGACCGCCCGCGACCTGGCCGAGCAATACGGGATTACGGTCATGCCGCACGTGACCTGCGTGCGCAACAGCGTGGAGTCGGTCGAGTCCCTGGTGGCCGAGATTCGCGAGTGCGGATTTCGCAACGTGCTGGCCGTGCGCGGCGATTTCCCGGAAGGGCAGGAGAGCGCGCCCGAGGGGCTTCAGTACGCTTCGGACCTGGTGCGGCGCATCCGCGAACTGGACACGGGCCTGAACGTGGGCGTGGCGGCCTATCCGGACGCGCACCCGGAATCGCCCTCCATCGAGAGCGACATCGACTCTCTGCTGCGCAAGTTCGAGTCGGGCGCGTCCTTTGCCGTGACCCAGCTCTTCTTCGACAACCGCAAGTACTTCGACCTGGTGGAGCGCCTTGCCCGCAAGGGGTGTTCCAGGCTGGTCATTCCCAGCGTGCTGCCCATCCGCAGTCTGGGCCAGGTGCGCAGGCTCATGAAGATCTGCAGCACGCCCATCCCCGGCAAGCTCCTGGCCGCCCTGGAGGAGGCCGACGCACGAGGCGGGGACGCGGCCGTGCGCGAGGTCGGGGCGGATTACGCCGCGGCCCAGGTGCGCTCTCTGGTGGATCAGGGCGCGCCGGGCGTGCATCTCTATCCCTTCAATCGCGCGGGCCTGTGCCTGGACGTGGTGGAGCGGGCCGGACTGCTGCCCTGA
- a CDS encoding tautomerase family protein, with translation MPVVTITTRTGRSPEEKKALMDAVHQSLRDAFRIPEGDRSQRLLELSPEEFDIHSGRTGRFVLVEIDAFAGRSADAKRALYKSLGDRLEALGMPRTDCMVLIREHPMENWGIRGGQAACDVDLGFKVDV, from the coding sequence ATGCCCGTCGTGACCATCACCACCCGCACCGGCCGCAGCCCCGAAGAAAAGAAGGCGCTCATGGACGCGGTGCACCAGTCCCTGCGCGACGCCTTCAGGATCCCCGAGGGGGACCGCAGCCAGCGGCTGCTGGAGCTCTCCCCCGAGGAATTCGACATCCACAGCGGCCGCACCGGCAGGTTCGTGCTGGTGGAGATAGACGCCTTTGCCGGACGCAGCGCCGATGCAAAACGCGCCCTGTACAAGTCCCTGGGCGACCGGCTGGAGGCCCTGGGCATGCCGCGCACCGACTGCATGGTCCTGATCAGAGAACACCCCATGGAGAACTGGGGCATTCGCGGCGGACAGGCCGCCTGCGACGTGGACCTCGGCTTCAAGGTCGACGTATAG
- a CDS encoding PhoH family protein: MAQKNFVLDTNVLLENPKSIAALRNGQENIIHIPYTVLSELDKLKKDSRIGHVVSQAVRAILQDDQVNVFPPDFAITLDDEWMDDRILKEIMHMAPEDAILVTNDRILQIKAKVYGIPCEEYRDSDPFRSESQMFTGFVEEGEEPQANCFQWENGVPIFHGQDGPKAISYQHEVWGVKPRSIYQNLALELMLNADIDLMSIQSEAGYGKTFLALAAALYLVLERKDNSYRKIYLVKPVVEIGAKMGYLPGDIEEKMLPYIKYVQDLLIKLHDSRPANRIYVDPAADNLKLNPKKFEIQPVAFIRGMNIENAVVIVDEMQNLSRSETRALLTRMGENVKCFCLGDTRQVDNPYLNESNNGLNWTVKKLRGYRNYAHMVLKGDRSRGPITDMVLKSKL; this comes from the coding sequence ATGGCCCAGAAGAATTTTGTCCTCGACACCAACGTCCTGCTGGAAAACCCCAAAAGCATCGCTGCCCTCCGCAACGGGCAGGAAAACATCATTCACATACCGTATACGGTCCTTTCTGAGCTCGACAAGCTCAAGAAAGATTCGAGAATCGGACATGTCGTCTCCCAGGCGGTTCGGGCCATCCTCCAGGACGACCAGGTCAACGTCTTTCCGCCCGACTTCGCCATCACCCTGGACGACGAATGGATGGACGACCGGATCCTCAAGGAGATCATGCACATGGCTCCCGAGGATGCCATTCTGGTCACCAACGACCGCATCCTGCAGATCAAGGCCAAGGTCTACGGAATTCCCTGCGAGGAATACCGGGATTCGGACCCGTTCCGGTCCGAAAGCCAGATGTTCACCGGTTTCGTGGAGGAAGGGGAGGAGCCCCAGGCAAACTGCTTCCAGTGGGAAAACGGGGTGCCCATCTTTCACGGCCAGGACGGCCCCAAGGCCATTTCGTACCAGCACGAGGTCTGGGGCGTGAAGCCCCGCAGCATCTACCAGAACCTGGCGCTGGAGTTGATGCTCAACGCGGACATCGACCTCATGTCCATCCAGTCCGAGGCCGGGTACGGCAAGACCTTCCTGGCCCTGGCCGCGGCCCTGTACCTGGTGCTGGAGCGCAAGGACAACAGCTACCGCAAGATCTACCTGGTGAAACCCGTGGTGGAAATCGGGGCAAAGATGGGGTATCTCCCCGGCGACATTGAGGAAAAAATGCTGCCGTACATCAAGTACGTGCAGGATCTGCTCATCAAGCTCCACGATTCCCGCCCGGCCAACCGCATCTACGTGGACCCGGCGGCCGACAACCTCAAGCTCAACCCCAAGAAGTTCGAGATCCAGCCTGTGGCCTTTATCCGGGGCATGAACATCGAGAACGCGGTGGTCATCGTGGACGAGATGCAGAACCTTTCCCGCAGCGAGACCCGCGCCCTGCTCACCCGCATGGGCGAAAACGTCAAATGCTTCTGCCTGGGCGATACCCGCCAGGTGGACAACCCGTACCTCAACGAATCCAACAACGGTCTGAACTGGACCGTGAAGAAGCTTCGGGGGTACAGGAATTATGCGCACATGGTCCTCAAGGGCGACCGCTCACGCGGGCCCATCACGGACATGGTGCTCAAGTCGAAACTTTAA
- a CDS encoding multidrug effflux MFS transporter — translation MIEERKQAGMTLFLAFLAAIAPLSIDMYLPALPHLTGIWGVEDDVANLTLSLWFLSFSVCILAYGPLSDRFGRKPILTTGLSLFIAACALCSLAPNVEVMIAARILQGAGGAACASMVMAICRDAFAGHVRQKVFAYIGVIMAVAPMAAPSLGSLLLNHLSWEWIFRVQGVYGLLALVLVLRMKETMDPGQRADSVRFLRRYSGLLRNRQYMLPALIMNLILGAFYAHIAASPYIYMEYFGLSRQMFSNFFALNALGMMLGAFLCAKLAKRMSALRLNSLGFVGVAAGGGLILLFGNGSPLGFALPMMLISFCCGMSRPISNNIVLEQVRTDIGSASSFMTFIQFLLGAVFMAVTSVDICTRQTVIGVLGLVTGLAVLGAWLGMLRILDTSNVH, via the coding sequence ATGATTGAAGAAAGAAAACAAGCGGGCATGACCCTGTTCCTGGCCTTCCTGGCCGCCATCGCCCCCTTGTCCATCGACATGTACCTTCCGGCCCTGCCGCACCTGACCGGCATATGGGGCGTGGAGGATGATGTCGCCAACCTGACACTGAGCCTGTGGTTTCTCAGCTTCAGCGTCTGCATACTCGCGTACGGACCGCTTTCGGACCGCTTCGGGCGAAAGCCCATCCTGACCACGGGGCTGAGCCTGTTCATCGCGGCCTGTGCGCTCTGCTCCCTGGCTCCCAACGTGGAGGTCATGATCGCGGCCCGCATCCTTCAGGGAGCGGGCGGGGCGGCCTGCGCGTCCATGGTCATGGCCATCTGCCGGGACGCCTTTGCGGGCCACGTGCGGCAGAAGGTCTTTGCCTACATCGGCGTGATCATGGCCGTAGCTCCCATGGCGGCGCCCTCCCTGGGCAGTCTGCTGCTGAACCACCTTTCCTGGGAGTGGATCTTCCGGGTCCAGGGCGTCTACGGCCTGCTGGCCCTGGTGCTGGTCCTGCGCATGAAGGAGACCATGGACCCCGGGCAGCGGGCGGATTCGGTGCGATTCCTGCGGCGCTATTCCGGGCTGCTGCGCAATCGGCAGTACATGCTGCCCGCCCTGATCATGAACCTGATCCTGGGGGCCTTTTACGCCCATATCGCGGCCTCGCCCTATATCTACATGGAGTACTTCGGCCTCTCCCGGCAGATGTTCAGCAATTTCTTCGCCCTCAACGCCCTGGGCATGATGCTGGGCGCATTCCTGTGCGCCAAGCTGGCCAAGCGCATGTCCGCCCTGCGCCTGAACAGCCTCGGCTTTGTCGGGGTGGCGGCGGGCGGCGGGCTCATCCTGCTCTTCGGCAACGGCTCCCCCCTGGGGTTTGCCCTGCCCATGATGCTTATCTCCTTCTGTTGCGGCATGAGCCGTCCCATCAGCAACAACATCGTGCTGGAGCAGGTGCGCACGGACATCGGATCCGCCTCCTCGTTTATGACCTTCATTCAGTTCCTGCTCGGTGCCGTGTTCATGGCCGTCACCTCCGTGGACATTTGCACCCGGCAGACGGTCATCGGCGTGCTCGGACTGGTGACCGGTCTGGCCGTGCTGGGAGCCTGGCTCGGCATGTTGCGCATCCTGGATACCAGCAACGTCCACTGA
- a CDS encoding metallophosphoesterase family protein, translated as MIMSDCARRIAVFSDAHGNYEALKSVLADMDGQNVDDVVCLGDTIGYGPDPEQCARLVRERGIDMVLGNHEQGLLGDYFLSWFNPQARDMLLKTRALLSDDSLRWLTSRPKSLERCGCRFVHGCPPSDVRMYIYKCHGRMEEVFASFDEPVCFVGHTHELWHYEWDGGEAERHALEGTAVLSGETRHIINVGAVGQPRDGNPNAKYVIYEPHTRRLVVRFVPYDIEKTVLRIKDRGFPAVYGKRLGSN; from the coding sequence ATGATCATGAGTGATTGCGCACGGCGGATAGCCGTTTTTTCCGATGCCCACGGCAATTACGAGGCCCTGAAAAGCGTGTTGGCGGACATGGACGGCCAGAACGTGGACGACGTGGTCTGCCTGGGGGACACCATCGGATACGGGCCCGATCCCGAGCAGTGCGCCCGGCTGGTGCGCGAGCGCGGCATCGATATGGTGCTGGGCAACCACGAGCAGGGGCTGCTCGGCGACTATTTCCTTTCCTGGTTCAATCCCCAGGCCCGGGACATGCTTCTCAAGACCCGCGCCCTGCTTTCGGACGACTCCCTGCGCTGGCTCACCTCCCGGCCCAAGAGCCTGGAGCGCTGTGGCTGCCGCTTTGTGCACGGCTGCCCGCCCTCTGACGTGCGCATGTACATCTACAAGTGCCACGGCAGGATGGAGGAGGTTTTCGCCTCCTTTGACGAACCGGTCTGCTTTGTGGGCCATACCCACGAATTGTGGCATTACGAGTGGGACGGCGGGGAGGCGGAGCGCCACGCCTTGGAGGGGACGGCGGTCCTTTCCGGCGAGACCCGGCACATCATCAACGTGGGGGCCGTGGGGCAGCCGCGCGACGGCAACCCCAACGCCAAGTACGTCATCTACGAGCCGCACACCCGCCGTCTGGTGGTGCGCTTCGTGCCCTATGACATCGAAAAGACGGTGCTGCGGATCAAGGACAGGGGATTTCCCGCCGTGTATGGGAAGCGACTGGGCTCGAATTGA
- a CDS encoding MarR family winged helix-turn-helix transcriptional regulator: MRTTIEYDYNESIGLLLAVASQSMRLHLSRRFAAAGLDISPEQWRVMMATWISEGLSQRELADRCFMNKVSITKILESLEKRELIQRERSEEDRRGNRVFLTDAGHALHGRMVEAAKQNLRQAEQGIDPDDLQTFRAVARKIIANMKP; this comes from the coding sequence ATGCGCACCACCATAGAATACGATTACAACGAATCCATAGGATTGCTGCTGGCCGTTGCCTCCCAGTCCATGCGCCTACATCTGAGCAGGCGCTTTGCCGCAGCCGGGCTGGATATATCCCCGGAGCAATGGCGGGTGATGATGGCCACCTGGATATCCGAAGGGCTGAGCCAGCGCGAGTTGGCCGACCGCTGCTTCATGAACAAGGTTTCCATCACCAAGATTCTGGAATCCCTTGAGAAGCGGGAACTGATACAGCGGGAGCGCTCCGAGGAGGACCGGCGGGGCAACCGGGTGTTTCTCACCGATGCCGGGCATGCGCTGCACGGGCGCATGGTGGAGGCCGCCAAGCAGAATCTGCGGCAGGCGGAGCAGGGCATCGACCCGGACGACCTGCAGACCTTCCGCGCCGTTGCCCGCAAGATCATCGCCAACATGAAACCCTGA